Genomic segment of Mycobacterium botniense:
CCTCGGACCCGATCAGCAGGTGACGCAGATCCGGGCCGGCGGCCGAGGCCGGCGCCCGGCCCAGATCCAGCACACCGGCCGGAGTGATCACGCGCAAACCACAGACCATGTCATCAAAGCGGCCGTATCCCGCCGAATTCTGGCCTGACGACCGTGTGGCCGCGAATCCGCCGAGGGTGGCGAACTGGAAGCTTTGCGGGAAATGCCCGAGCGAATAACCGTGCTCGGCGAGCAGCTGTTCGGCCCGTGGGCCTGTGACGCCCGCGCCGAACTCCGCCGTACCGGACACGTCATCGAAGGCCAGCAACCGATTGAGGCGACGCAAATCCAGCGACACCACGGCGTGGAACGGCCCGCGGACGGGGTCGAGTCCACCGACCACGCTGGTGCCGCCGCCGAACGGGACGACCGCGATGCCACGCCGTGTGCAGTAATCCAGAATAGCTTTGACGTCGTCATCATTACCGGGCAGCAGCACCGCATCGGGGGCGTCCTGCGTTCTCAAGTTCCTGCGCCGCAGCAGATCTGGGGTCGATTTTCCGCCCGCATGCAACAACCTGGCGTGATCGTCGACGCGACAGTAGCCGGCCCCGAGAAGCTCGGTGAACGTGTTGTGGTCGGTGGGTGACAGTGCCGGCGGGCGCAACCGCACCTGATCGGCTTCGATATTGGCTGTACCCGAATCCGACACGCCGAGCGCTTGTTTCAGTAACGAGCGGATGCTCTCGGAAAGTGGTGTGGCGGCTTGTGGATCTCCCCACGCATCCCATTTCATGGGCGGCAGGAGTTCATCAGCGTCCGGCATGCGTTACAGTATTACCCGCGTCACCAGGCGGCGATGGTGTTGCCGATCACCGGGTCGAAATCCCGCTTGGCGTGTGGTCGAGACGCACACCGCCGCGCTGGTCTGCCCGCTGAACGGATACCCGTCCCGATGTCCATCGCACTCAACGCCGCCCGCCGAAGCGCCGAACTGGCCGCGCTGGCCGACGGTGAGCGACTTGACATGGTGGTGATCGGCGGTGGCATCACCGGAACCGGTATCGCCCTGGACGCCGCGTCGCGCGGATTGCAGGTGGCACTGGTGGAAAAGCACGATTTGGCGTTCGGCACAAGCCGGTGGAGTTCCAAACTGGTGCACGGTGGCCTGCGCTATCTGGCGAGCGGCGACGTGACGATAGCGCGGCGCAGCGCGGTCGAACGCGGAATCCTGATGACTCGCAACGCACCCCACCTAGTTCGTGCGATGCCGCAAGTTGTCCCGTTGCTGTCCTCGATGGGCCGCGGGCAGCGGGCACTGATCCGCAGCGGCTTTCTGGCCGGGGATGTCCTGCGGGTGCTGGCGGGCACACCGGCGTCAGTGCTGCCGCGGTCGCGCCGGATTCCCGCGCAACATGTGATCGACATGACTCCGGCTGTGCGGCGCGACGGCCTGGAGGGCGGCCTGCTCGCCTACGACGGTCAGCTCATCGACGATGCCCGCCTGGTTGTGGCGGTGGCGCGCACCGCCGCGCAACACGGTGCACGGATCCTGACCTATGTGGCGGCATCAGAGGCTACCGGCACTTCGGTGCGGCTGACCGACCAGCGCAGCGGCGAATCGTTCGACGTGTCCGCGTGCGCTGTGATCAACGCAGCCGGGGTATGGGCCGATAGCATCGACCCGTCGCTGAAGCTACGGCCCAGCAGGGGAACACATCTTGTTTTCGATGCTGCTATATTCTCTAATCCTGTTGCAGCGCTTACGGTTCCGATACCCGGTGAAGTCAACCGTTTTGTGTTCGCCATGCCTGAGCAGTTGGGCCGCGTCTACCTGGGGCTCACTGACGAAGACGCGCCCGGCCCGGTTCCGGATGTGCCCGAGCCGACTTCGGCGGAAATCACCTTTTTGCTGGAGACGGTGAACACCGCGCTGGGAACGGCTCTGGCGCCCGACCACGTAATCGGAGCCTATGCGGGGCTGCGTCCGCTGATCGACACCGGCGAAGGCCGCACCGCCGATATTTCGCGGCAACACGCGGTAATCGAATCACCGTCCGGGGTTATCAGCGTGATCGGCGGCAAACTTACCGAGTACCGGCACATGGCACAGGATGTTGTCGATCGCGCCGTGGCGCTGCGACACCTGGACGCTGGAGAATGCCGGACGCGCAATCTTCCGCTCATCGGTGCGCCGGCCAATCCCGGCTCGGCGGTGTGGCCGACCACGGGTCTGCCGGCCTCGCTGATCGCGCGTTACGGGGCCGAAGCCGCCAATGTGGTGGCGACGTCCACCTGCGACCGGCCCACTGACCCGGTTGCCGAGGGTATCGACGTGATCCGTGCGGAGTTCGAGTACGCGGTGACCCATGAATGCGCGCTCGATGCCGACGACATCCTCGATCGCCGGACCCGGATCGGCCTGGTCCCCGCCGATCGGGAGCGAGCCGCCGCGGTGGCCGAGGAGTTCTTGGCGCGGCAGCGGTGAGGTACCCGCGCCGAGCATGTCGTGCTGCTGTCCGGACTCAGGACAGGCGAGTCGCCATGACCGTCACCCGGGTTCCTGTGCTCATCGTCGGTGCCGGCGCGGGTGGGTTAGCCACGTCGGCGCTGCTCGCCCCACACGGTGTTCGTTCGCTGCTGGTCGAGAAGCGCCGTGAAATCTTCATCTACCCGAAAGCGCGTAACCTGAGCTTTCGCAGCGTGGATCTCCTGCGCGGCCGCGGGCTGGGTGCACCGCCAACGGTTTTCGGGGTGGCTTCGAATGCGCGTCCGTTCGGGCGCCTGGACGCTACAGCGGAATGTTCTTGTGGCGTCCACGCCGTGGAGGCGCCTCCGCCAGCGCTTCGGTGAGCTTGCTGCGGGTATGCGCCGGGTCGATCTTCTCGTCGACCACACCGATCTCGATGGCGCTGTCCACGCCGCCGGCGATGCGCTCGTGCTCGGCGGCCAACTGTTCGTGCAGCGCCTCGCGCTCGTGTTCGGGCGCGGCGGCCAGCTTCTTCTTGTGCAGGATACCGACCGCCGCCTTGGCGCCCATGACCGCCACCTCGGCATCGGGCCAGGCGAATACCTTGGTGGCGCCCAACGATCGGGAGTTCATCGCGATGTAGGCCCCGCCGTAGATCTTTCGAGTGACCAGCGTGACCCGTGGCACGGTGCACTCACCGAACGCGTGCAGCAGTTTGGCGCCGCGACGCACCACCCCGCCCCACTCCTGGTCAACACCGGGCAGATAGCCGGGAACGTCGACCACGCAGATCAACGGAATACCGAACGCGTCGCACAGCCGCACGAAACGTGCGGCCTTCTCGGCGCTTTCGGAGTTGAGGCACCCGCCCAGACGCAGCGGGTTGTTGGCCAGCACCCCCACTGTGCGGCCCGCGAGGCGGCCCAGCCCGATGACCATCGACGGGGCCCATTTGGCCTGGAACTCGTCGAAAGGTGTGTCATCATCGAGGATCGCGGTCACGATCGGGCGTACATCGTAGGCCCGCCGCGCTGACTCGGGTAGCAGCGCGCTGATGTCGGTATCGCCGGCTTCGGCTTTGGTGCGGTCGAAATGTCCTTGCTGGCAGAACAATCCGACTAGCCTGCGACCGCGCTCATAGGCGTCGAGTTCGTCGTCGGCGACGATGTGGCACACTCCGGACTTTTTGTGGTGGGTCTCCGGTCCGCCCAGCGAGGCCATGTCGACATCCTCGCCGGTGACGGCGCGTACCACATCGGGTCCGGTGACGAAGACCCGGCTTTCCGGGGCCATCACGACCACATCGGTCAGCGCCGGCCCGTAGGCGGCGCCGCCGGCGGCGAAGCCGACCACCACCGAGATCTGCGGAATGTAGCCCGACGCGCGGATCATCGCCTCGAACACCAGCCCGACCGCGTGCAGCGCCCGCACGCCTTCGGCCAGCCGGGCCCCGCCGGAGTGCCAGATGCCCACGATCGGGCTCTGCTCCTCGATGGCGGTGTCGTAGGCGTCGACGATGTGCGCACAGCCCTCGACACCCATCGCGCCGCCCATCACAGTGCCGTCCGTACAAAACGCGATGGTGCGCACCCCGTTGACCGTGCCCGCCGCGGCCAGCACCCCGGAGCGGTCCCGTTCGTGCAGCAGTGTCACGCTGCCGTCGTCAAAGAACGTGGAAAGACGCAGTAGCGGATCGCGAGGATCGAGAGACTCGCCGATCGCCTCGGGGGCCACGATCGTCATCGCAGGTCTCCTGTCACGACTCCGGTCAGTACCGCCCGAAGGCAATGGCGACGTTGTGCCCGCCGAACCCGAACGAGTTGTTGACCGCGTACTTGTAATTGCCCGGGCGGGGTTTGCCCGCCACCACGTCCAGGTCGATGTCGGGGTCGAGGTTCGCCAGGTTCAGTGTGGGCGGAATGATTTGATCCCGCAACGCCAGCACGGTCAGGATCGACTCCACCGCACCGACCGCACCGACCGAATGACCGAGCGCCGATTTGGGTGCATACACCGCCGCGTTCCCGCCGTGCGGCCCCAGGGCGTTGTTGATGGCCTTGCCCTCGGCCAGGTCGCCGACCTGGGTTCCGGTGGCGTGCGCGTTCACGTGATCGATGTCGGCGGGGGTGAGGCCGGCCAGCTGGACGGCCCGCGTCATCGCATAGCCGGCACGCTCACCATCGGGTGCGGGCGCCACCATGTGGTAGCCATCAGACGTGATACTGGCACCCATCAGCCTGGCCAGGATGTGCGCACCCCGAGCTTTGGCGTGCTCCTCGGTTTCGATGACCATCAGCGCCCCGGCTTCCCCGAACACGAAACCGTCGCGATCTTTGTCGAACGGACGGCAAGCTCCGGGCGGGTCGTCGTTGTTGGTCGACATCACAATCCGCATCTGGGCGAACGCAGCGATCGGCACCGCCTCAATCTTGGTTTCGACACCTCCACAGATCGCGATGTCGGCCTCACCGAGCACAATTTGTTGCCAGGCATGGGCGATGGCTTCGGCGCCCGACGCGCACGCCGCCACCGGCGCGATGACTCCGGCCTTGGCGTGACGCTCCAGTCCGACCGCGGCAGCCGCGCCGTTGGGCATATACATCTGCACGGCCAGCGGGGAAACCGCTTTGATGCCCCGGGCCCGCATGTCGTCGTAGGCGAAGAGCATTTCCTCACTCGAGCCCATGCCGGTGCCGACGGACACCATCAACCGGTTCGTGTCGACCTCCGGTGCGCCGGCGTTGTCCCACACCCGCCGCCCCAGTACGGTGGCCATCTTCTGCAGATAACCCATTCGGCGGTTCTCGACCCGCGTGAGCTGGGTATCAAACTCCTCGACCAGGTGTCCGCCGATGCGCACCGGAAGGTCGAACTCCTCGACGAACGGGTCGTCGAGGCGCCGAATTCCGCTCTGGCCGTCGAGCAGCATCTTCCAGGTGGTTTCGGCGTCGGAGGCGAGCGCCGTCGTCATGGCAATGCCCGTGACCACCACATTGGGTAAGCCGTTTCCGGTAGCCAGCTGTGACGCTGTTGGCGGTGTTGCCATTGGTGTTCCGAACGTTCCTTTCGTCTTCAGTACCGCCCGAAGGCCAGCGCGACGTTGTGCCCGCCGAACCCGAACGAGTTGTTGATCGCGTAACGGTAATCGCCGTACCGGGGTTCGCCCGCCACGATGTCCAGATCGATCTCAGGATCAGGCGTTTGGTAATTCCGTGTCGGCGGGATGACGCCGTCGCGCAGCGTCAACACGGTAAGCACCGATTCCAGGGCGCCCACCGCGCCGATCGAGTGCCCCAGCGCACCCTTGGGGGCATACACGGCGGCGTGCTCGCACCCAGCCACCCGGATGGCGTTGGCTTCTGCTGTGTCGCCGATCGGCGTACCCGTGGCATGTGCGTTGATGTGGTCAATGTCCTTGGGCGACAGCCCCGCCAGTTCCATCGCCCGCACCATTGCCTTGCCGGCGCGCACCCCGTCGGGAGCGGGCGCCACCATGTGATAGGCGTCCGATGTGATCCCGGCGCCCAGCAGGCGGGCCAACGGCTTGGCACCGCGGGCTTTTGCGTGTTCCTCGGTTTCGATGACCATGAGTGCCCCGGCCTCGCCGAACACGAAGCCGTCGCGGTCCTTGTCGAACGGGCGCGACGCGCCCTCCGGGTCGTCATTGCGAGTCGACATCGCCCGCATCATCGAAAACGCCGCAATGGGAAGCGCTTCGATACCGCCCTCGACCCCACCGCAGACGGCGATGTCGGCGTCACCCAAGATGATCTGCCGCCACGCGTGTGCGATGGCTTCCGAACCCGACGAACAGGCTGACACCGGGGTGATCACCCCGGCGCGAGCCCCCAGCTGCAGCCCGACAACCGCTGCGGCGCCGTTGGGCATGATCATTTGAACGGCCAGCGGAGACACCTTGCGGGGCCCGCCCTCGTTCATCAGGTCGTAGCTTTCGACGATCCGCTCGGCACCGCCCAAACCGGTGCCGATGACCACGGCGAACCGGTCCGGGTCGACTTCGGGGTTGCCGGCGGCCTCCCACACCTGACCGCCCAGCAGCTTGGCCATGCGCTGGACATACGACATTCGCCGCAGATCCAGCCGGCCCATATGGTTATCGATCGGCTCTTTGAGGTGACCGCCGATCTTGACCGGTAAATCCCACTTGCTGACGAATTCGTCTTCCAGCACGTGGATGCCGCTCTCGCCGGCTAACAACGCCTTCCACGTGCTTTCGATGTCCGGCGAGATGGACGTCGTCGCCGTGACGGCGGTGACCACAACGCTGGGGAAACCGCCATTAGCAGTGGAAGGCTTGGTCACTTGTTCTCCGCTTGCGCTTCGGCGATTCGTGCCCGGACTGCCTGGACCTTCTCCGGGTTTTCTGCCTCGATCTTGGCGCGGATGGCCTCGGCGGCCTCGGGATTCTCTTCTTCGAGCTTCTGGATGTACTCGACAACGTCGCCGACGGTGCGCAGACCGGCAAGATCCTCGTCAGGGATCTTCACGCCGTACTTGTCCTCGGTCTGAACGGCGATTTCGACCATCGACAGCGAGTCGATATCCAGGTCGTCGACAAACGACTTCTCCGGGGTGACCTCGGACGGCTCGATACCGGTTACCTCTTCGATGATTTCGGCGAGACCGGCGATGATTTCTTCTTGAGTGACAGGCACAGCGTGCTTCCCTTCATCGATGTTGTGGATATTGAACTGATCTGCAATGTGTGGTTGTCAGTGGTGACGGGCGCTGACCCTGAAGGCCTAGAGCACCGCCAACCCGTCGAGATCTGCGGGTGACTTGATGGCGCGCGTCACCGCATCCCGAAGTTCACGCTTGGCGATGCCAGCGAGCGTACCCGCGGGCGGGAACTCCACGACCGTCGTGACATGACGCTGGCGCAGCGTTTCGGTGCACAGATCCCAGCGCACCGGCCGGGTCAGCTGGGCGACCAGCTTCTCCATCGCGTCGCTGGCCGACGATACCGGTTTTCCGTCGCGATTGGACAGCAGTGTGGCTTTGGGCTGGGCCGTCGCCACTGCGGCAGCCGCGGCCGCATAGCCGTTGAGAGCGCTGGCCATGTACTCGGTGTGGAACGCTCCGGCCACGCCCAGCGGGCGTACGCGCGCCTTGGCGGGCGGATCCTCGGCGAGTTTGTCCAGTGCGTTCAACCGGCCGGCTGCGACGATCTGGCCCGCACCGTTGCGGTTTGCCGCCACCAAGTCGAGTTGCTCGAGGCGGGCCAGCACTTCGGCTTCGTCACCGCCGAGCACCGCGGACATGCCGGTGGGCTCGCTGGCGCATGCCCTGGCCATTTCGCGGCCGCGCGTGGCGGCCAGCACGATGGCGTCGTCGGCGGAGATCACACCGGCGATCGCATAGGCCGCAATTTCACCGACCGAATGGCCCGCCACAATGGGTTGTTCGGGAAGCATGCCGCGTTTGGTCAGCTCCTGGTAGGCGAGCAAAGTGGTCGCCACCACCAGTGGCTGGGTGACGGCGGTATCGGTGATCTCCTCAGCTGATGCGGTAGTGCCCAGCCTCGCCAGATCTAGGCCGCTGGCCGACGACCACGCTGCGATCTGTTCTGTTGCCCCGGGGAGCTCAAGCCACGGCGCCAGCATTCCCGGGGTCTGCGATCCCTGTCCGGGGGCGAGCAACGCTATCACGTGTCTAAGAGAACACTGTGAAGACGGTTTTGCGGGGTGTAACAGATTATGAACCTCGTCTTATGTTTTTGTGGACACTCTACAAAACCACCCGCGATGCGATGTGTTTGATACCGCGCCGCAACTTCTCACTCGGAGTGCTGGGGCCCGAATGAGCCGACAACACCCGCACCCAGTTGGGATGCGCCACTCAACCCCATGCTGGAATGATGCATCTGATAGGCGAGGTGGCTGACCGTGCAAGCCACGCGAAGCACATACGCGTCACGCGGCTGGGTCGGATCGCGACCGGTGAAGTCGGTGATGCGCTTGAGCCGGTAGCGCACCGTGTTTGGATGAACGAACAACCTGCGTGCGCAGGCCTCGATCGCGCCGCCGCAGTCGAGGTACACGTCAAGTGTCTCGGTGAGCGTCGGTCCGGCGTCGGCCAATGGCCGCATGATGTCGGTGTGCAATGCGGCGATCGCCGACGCATCGCCCATCAGGGCACGTTCCGGCAGCAGTTCGCGGGCGAGCACGGGGCGGGGCGCCCCGCTCCAGCCGGCCACCGCGTTGATGCCGGAGATCGCCTCTCGCGCACTGTGGTAGGCCGCGGTCAGCGTCGGCGCTGTCGGGCCGATCACCACCGGGCCGTCGGAGAACGCGCCCAGCAGGTCACCCAAGAATTTCTCGGTTGGTGACAGCTGACCCGACACGATGGCCACCAGCCAGGTGCCGTGCACGTCGGTGAGCGCCGCGCGGCCATGGCGAGCAGCGATATCCCGCACGTCCTGGCTGGCGTAGAGTTCGCGGCCGGGAGCCGGGGTGCCCACCACCACCGTCGCGGGCTCGTTGGTGTCCCAATTCAATGCCGCCGCGCGGGAGAGCAGTTCAGGTCCGGTGTCGCCGCGCACCACGGCATCCACCACGCTGGCCTCCATCCGGCTGTCCCAGGCACCGCGCGCCTCAGCCGCGTCGGCATACGCCGATGCGGCGGTGAAGGCCAGATCGCGGCTGTACTTCAGGATGCCCACGGTCAGCGCGGTGAGTTGCTCCTCGGAGCGCGCCAGCATCGGCACCACTTCTTCGAAGTACTCCATGGTGACACGCACCATGTCGACGGTCTGGCGCAATGCGATCCGCCGAGTCAGGTCCTGCGGTACCAACTCAAACGCGCGCGCGGTGTAGCTGACGTTGCTGTGCGGGTTTTGCATCCACTCGACGAAGTTCACCACCGCGGTCTGCACCACCAGCGCCACGCTGGCGCGCTGGGAGGCTTCCAGATCGGCGAAGAACGGCAGCCGTTCCTGCATGGCCGACACCGCCTCGGTGGCCAGCCGGCCCGAATACTGTTTGAGCCGCCGTAACAGCGACTCCGGCACCGTATCTAAAAGCTCAAGGGGAGAGCGCGGGAGGACAAACTGGTTGTCAGTCACCCCTAAAACCTACGGCAAAATTATGGACTCGGCGCACAACGGTCCGCATGGCGCGTGCAGAGGCGCCCCAAAGCTCGTCGGGTACGCGATGGTTACCCACCGGCACCCGGATCGGAGGTCTGCCGCGAGGCGGCCTGCACATCGTCGATCCGGTATTGCCGGGCAGCTGCGGCGGGTACCGAGGGGTCGATTGCGCCGTCGGATGCCAACGCTTCGAGCACCGCAACCACTTGCGATTCGGCGTCGGTGTTGAAGTAGCGGCGTGCGGCGGCTCGGGTATCGGAGAAACCGTACCCGTCGGTGCCCAGGGTGACGTAAGTGGACGGCACCCAGGGCCGGATCTGCTCGGGAACCGCGCGCATCCAGTCCGACACCGCCACCACCGGGCCGGCGGACTCCGAGAGCGCTTTGGTGACATAGGGCACCCGGGCGGGGCGGTCGGGGTGGCGCAGTTTTTCGGTCTCGGCAGCCACCCCGTCTCGGTTGAGCTCGCTCCAGCTCGTCACCGACCACACATCGGCTGCCACATCCCACTGAGCGGCCAGCATCTCAGCGGCTTTCAGCGCGGAGGGCATCGCCACTCCGGACGCCAGCAGCTGAGCCGTGTTGGTGCGGCGCTCGGTGGCGGGCCGATACCGGTAGATGCCGCGCAGCAGCCCTTCCGGGTCGAGGTTATCCGGTTCGGGCGGCTGGACGTATGGCTCGTTGTAGACGGTGATGTAGAAGAAGACGTTCTCCGGATTCTCCCCATACATCCGCGCCAGCCCACTTTCGACGATGTAGGCGATCTCGTAGGCGAACGCGGGATCGTAGGCCACCACCGCCGGGTTTGTGCTGGCGAGCAGCAACGAGTGACCGTCCGCGTGCTGCAGACCTTCACCGGTCAAGGTGGTGCGTCCCGCGGTGGCGCCCAGCAGGAACCCGCGTGCCATCTGGTCACCCGCGGCCCACAATCCATCGCCGGTGCGCTGGAACCCGAACATCGAGTAGAAGATGTAGACGGGGATCATCGGCTCGTTGTGTGTCGAATACGAGGTGCCCGCAGCGGTGAAGCTGGCGACTGCGCCGGCTTCGTTGATGCCCTCGTGCAGGATCTGCCCGCTCTGGCTTTCCTTGTAGGCCAGCATCATGTCGGCGTCGACCGACGTGTATAGCTGGCCCAGGCGGTTGTAGATCTTGAGGTTCGGGAACCAGGAGTCCATTCCGAATGTGCGGGCCTCGTCGGGGATGATCGGAACAATACGTGGGCCGACTTCTTTGTCCCGCAATACTTCTCGGAATACACGCACTGTCGCCATAGTGGTGGCAACCTCCTGATGCCCCGAACCTTTCTTCAGTGCCGCGTAGGTGTCGCGGCCCGGAAGTGTCAGCGCCTTGGATTTCGTGCGGCGCTCCGGGACGAAACCGCCCAGAGCACGGCGCCGGTCGAGCATGTAGCGGATTTCGGGGGCATCCGGGCCAGGATGGTAGTACGGCGGCAGGTAGGGGTTTTCTTCCAGCTGCGCATCCGAGATCGGAATCCTTTGGGTGTCACGGAATTCCTTGAGATCTTCCAGCGTCAGTTTTTTCATCTGGTGAGTCGCGTTGCGGCCCTCGAAGTGCTTGCCCAGTGCGTAACCTTTGATGGTTTTGGCCAGGATCACCGTCGGCTGGCCCTTATGCTCGACCGCGGCGCGGTAAGCCGCGTACACCTTGCGGTAGTCGTGGCCACCGCGTTTCAGGTTCCAAATATCTTCATCCGAAAGGTTTTTCAC
This window contains:
- a CDS encoding glycerol-3-phosphate dehydrogenase/oxidase, with protein sequence MSIALNAARRSAELAALADGERLDMVVIGGGITGTGIALDAASRGLQVALVEKHDLAFGTSRWSSKLVHGGLRYLASGDVTIARRSAVERGILMTRNAPHLVRAMPQVVPLLSSMGRGQRALIRSGFLAGDVLRVLAGTPASVLPRSRRIPAQHVIDMTPAVRRDGLEGGLLAYDGQLIDDARLVVAVARTAAQHGARILTYVAASEATGTSVRLTDQRSGESFDVSACAVINAAGVWADSIDPSLKLRPSRGTHLVFDAAIFSNPVAALTVPIPGEVNRFVFAMPEQLGRVYLGLTDEDAPGPVPDVPEPTSAEITFLLETVNTALGTALAPDHVIGAYAGLRPLIDTGEGRTADISRQHAVIESPSGVISVIGGKLTEYRHMAQDVVDRAVALRHLDAGECRTRNLPLIGAPANPGSAVWPTTGLPASLIARYGAEAANVVATSTCDRPTDPVAEGIDVIRAEFEYAVTHECALDADDILDRRTRIGLVPADRERAAAVAEEFLARQR
- a CDS encoding acyl-CoA carboxylase subunit beta is translated as MTIVAPEAIGESLDPRDPLLRLSTFFDDGSVTLLHERDRSGVLAAAGTVNGVRTIAFCTDGTVMGGAMGVEGCAHIVDAYDTAIEEQSPIVGIWHSGGARLAEGVRALHAVGLVFEAMIRASGYIPQISVVVGFAAGGAAYGPALTDVVVMAPESRVFVTGPDVVRAVTGEDVDMASLGGPETHHKKSGVCHIVADDELDAYERGRRLVGLFCQQGHFDRTKAEAGDTDISALLPESARRAYDVRPIVTAILDDDTPFDEFQAKWAPSMVIGLGRLAGRTVGVLANNPLRLGGCLNSESAEKAARFVRLCDAFGIPLICVVDVPGYLPGVDQEWGGVVRRGAKLLHAFGECTVPRVTLVTRKIYGGAYIAMNSRSLGATKVFAWPDAEVAVMGAKAAVGILHKKKLAAAPEHEREALHEQLAAEHERIAGGVDSAIEIGVVDEKIDPAHTRSKLTEALAEAPPRRGRHKNIPL
- the kasB gene encoding 3-oxoacyl-ACP synthase KasB, which encodes MATPPTASQLATGNGLPNVVVTGIAMTTALASDAETTWKMLLDGQSGIRRLDDPFVEEFDLPVRIGGHLVEEFDTQLTRVENRRMGYLQKMATVLGRRVWDNAGAPEVDTNRLMVSVGTGMGSSEEMLFAYDDMRARGIKAVSPLAVQMYMPNGAAAAVGLERHAKAGVIAPVAACASGAEAIAHAWQQIVLGEADIAICGGVETKIEAVPIAAFAQMRIVMSTNNDDPPGACRPFDKDRDGFVFGEAGALMVIETEEHAKARGAHILARLMGASITSDGYHMVAPAPDGERAGYAMTRAVQLAGLTPADIDHVNAHATGTQVGDLAEGKAINNALGPHGGNAAVYAPKSALGHSVGAVGAVESILTVLALRDQIIPPTLNLANLDPDIDLDVVAGKPRPGNYKYAVNNSFGFGGHNVAIAFGRY
- the kasA gene encoding 3-oxoacyl-ACP synthase KasA, producing MTKPSTANGGFPSVVVTAVTATTSISPDIESTWKALLAGESGIHVLEDEFVSKWDLPVKIGGHLKEPIDNHMGRLDLRRMSYVQRMAKLLGGQVWEAAGNPEVDPDRFAVVIGTGLGGAERIVESYDLMNEGGPRKVSPLAVQMIMPNGAAAVVGLQLGARAGVITPVSACSSGSEAIAHAWRQIILGDADIAVCGGVEGGIEALPIAAFSMMRAMSTRNDDPEGASRPFDKDRDGFVFGEAGALMVIETEEHAKARGAKPLARLLGAGITSDAYHMVAPAPDGVRAGKAMVRAMELAGLSPKDIDHINAHATGTPIGDTAEANAIRVAGCEHAAVYAPKGALGHSIGAVGALESVLTVLTLRDGVIPPTRNYQTPDPEIDLDIVAGEPRYGDYRYAINNSFGFGGHNVALAFGRY
- the acpM gene encoding meromycolate extension acyl carrier protein AcpM; translation: MPVTQEEIIAGLAEIIEEVTGIEPSEVTPEKSFVDDLDIDSLSMVEIAVQTEDKYGVKIPDEDLAGLRTVGDVVEYIQKLEEENPEAAEAIRAKIEAENPEKVQAVRARIAEAQAENK
- a CDS encoding ACP S-malonyltransferase yields the protein MIALLAPGQGSQTPGMLAPWLELPGATEQIAAWSSASGLDLARLGTTASAEEITDTAVTQPLVVATTLLAYQELTKRGMLPEQPIVAGHSVGEIAAYAIAGVISADDAIVLAATRGREMARACASEPTGMSAVLGGDEAEVLARLEQLDLVAANRNGAGQIVAAGRLNALDKLAEDPPAKARVRPLGVAGAFHTEYMASALNGYAAAAAAVATAQPKATLLSNRDGKPVSSASDAMEKLVAQLTRPVRWDLCTETLRQRHVTTVVEFPPAGTLAGIAKRELRDAVTRAIKSPADLDGLAVL
- a CDS encoding PucR family transcriptional regulator, with amino-acid sequence MTDNQFVLPRSPLELLDTVPESLLRRLKQYSGRLATEAVSAMQERLPFFADLEASQRASVALVVQTAVVNFVEWMQNPHSNVSYTARAFELVPQDLTRRIALRQTVDMVRVTMEYFEEVVPMLARSEEQLTALTVGILKYSRDLAFTAASAYADAAEARGAWDSRMEASVVDAVVRGDTGPELLSRAAALNWDTNEPATVVVGTPAPGRELYASQDVRDIAARHGRAALTDVHGTWLVAIVSGQLSPTEKFLGDLLGAFSDGPVVIGPTAPTLTAAYHSAREAISGINAVAGWSGAPRPVLARELLPERALMGDASAIAALHTDIMRPLADAGPTLTETLDVYLDCGGAIEACARRLFVHPNTVRYRLKRITDFTGRDPTQPRDAYVLRVACTVSHLAYQMHHSSMGLSGASQLGAGVVGSFGPQHSE
- the aceE gene encoding pyruvate dehydrogenase (acetyl-transferring), homodimeric type, whose protein sequence is MTTEFVRHDLAKNSSSTNEPDRVRVIREGVASYLPDIDPEETSEWLESFDELLARSGPSRARYLILRLLERAGEQRVAIPALTSTDYVNTIPTELEPWFPGDEDVERRYRRWIRWNAAIMVHRAQRPGVAVGGHISTYASSATLYEVGFNHFFRGKSHPGGGDQVFIQGHASPGIYARAFLEGRLSADQLDGFRQEHSHPGGGLPSYPHPRLMPDFWEFPTVSMGLGPMNAIYQARFNHYLHDRGIRDTSDQHVWCFLGDGEMDEPESRGLAHVAALEGLDNLTFVINCNLQRLDGPVRGNGKIIQELESFFRGAGWNVIKVIWGREWDALLQADRDGALVNLMNVTPDGDYQTYKANDGGYVREHFFGRDPRTKELVKNLSDEDIWNLKRGGHDYRKVYAAYRAAVEHKGQPTVILAKTIKGYALGKHFEGRNATHQMKKLTLEDLKEFRDTQRIPISDAQLEENPYLPPYYHPGPDAPEIRYMLDRRRALGGFVPERRTKSKALTLPGRDTYAALKKGSGHQEVATTMATVRVFREVLRDKEVGPRIVPIIPDEARTFGMDSWFPNLKIYNRLGQLYTSVDADMMLAYKESQSGQILHEGINEAGAVASFTAAGTSYSTHNEPMIPVYIFYSMFGFQRTGDGLWAAGDQMARGFLLGATAGRTTLTGEGLQHADGHSLLLASTNPAVVAYDPAFAYEIAYIVESGLARMYGENPENVFFYITVYNEPYVQPPEPDNLDPEGLLRGIYRYRPATERRTNTAQLLASGVAMPSALKAAEMLAAQWDVAADVWSVTSWSELNRDGVAAETEKLRHPDRPARVPYVTKALSESAGPVVAVSDWMRAVPEQIRPWVPSTYVTLGTDGYGFSDTRAAARRYFNTDAESQVVAVLEALASDGAIDPSVPAAAARQYRIDDVQAASRQTSDPGAGG